One region of Streptomyces sp. NBC_00442 genomic DNA includes:
- a CDS encoding DUF4097 family beta strand repeat-containing protein produces the protein MPESTWAVRESQKLTFDEPLTKVHVRVVNGTVNVVGTEESSARLEISEVEGPPLIVTREGSTLTVAYEDLQWRGFLKWLDRKGWNRSAVVSLAVPAGADVEVGVVGAGAVVSGIRGRTEVRGVSGDATLVKLAGPVRAESVTGHVEAQAVTGDLRFKSVSGHLTVVEGAGSAVAAESVSGDMMLDLDPGTKATDIRLTTVSGEIAIRLPHPADAQVEANTASGRVSSAFEDLRVDGQWGTKKITGTLGAGTGTLRATTVSGSIALLRRPADEEPPFEDAPFEEPPFEDAMPGEGAFRADAQAGPTDQVGPTDEVGPTDPIGPSGPTGPTGPTSPTGPTGPTGPTKKVL, from the coding sequence ATGCCCGAGTCCACATGGGCCGTCCGAGAGTCGCAGAAGCTCACGTTCGACGAGCCGCTGACCAAGGTCCACGTCCGCGTCGTCAACGGAACAGTGAACGTCGTGGGCACCGAGGAAAGTTCCGCGCGCCTGGAGATCAGCGAGGTCGAGGGGCCGCCGCTGATCGTGACGCGCGAGGGATCGACCCTCACCGTCGCCTATGAGGATCTGCAGTGGCGCGGCTTCCTCAAGTGGCTCGACCGCAAGGGCTGGAACCGCAGCGCGGTGGTCTCGCTCGCCGTGCCCGCGGGCGCGGACGTCGAGGTGGGCGTGGTCGGCGCGGGCGCCGTGGTCTCCGGGATCCGGGGACGCACGGAGGTCCGGGGCGTCAGCGGGGACGCGACGCTCGTCAAGCTCGCAGGACCGGTCCGCGCCGAGAGCGTCACGGGCCACGTGGAGGCCCAGGCGGTCACCGGCGACCTCCGCTTCAAGTCGGTCTCCGGACATCTGACCGTCGTCGAGGGGGCGGGGTCCGCCGTGGCGGCCGAGTCCGTGAGCGGCGACATGATGCTGGACCTCGACCCCGGCACGAAGGCGACCGACATCCGCCTGACCACGGTGTCCGGCGAGATCGCCATCCGGCTGCCGCACCCGGCCGACGCGCAGGTCGAGGCCAACACCGCGAGCGGGCGCGTCTCCAGCGCCTTCGAGGATCTGCGGGTCGACGGGCAGTGGGGCACGAAGAAGATCACCGGCACGCTGGGAGCGGGGACGGGGACGCTCAGGGCGACGACGGTGTCCGGCTCGATCGCGCTGCTGCGCAGGCCCGCGGACGAGGAGCCGCCCTTCGAGGACGCTCCCTTCGAGGAGCCGCCCTTCGAGGACGCGATGCCGGGCGAGGGCGCCTTCCGCGCCGACGCCCAGGCGGGCCCCACCGACCAGGTGGGCCCCACCGACGAGGTCGGCCCAACCGACCCCATCGGTCCCAGTGGCCCCACCGGCCCGACCGGGCCGACCAGCCCCACCGGCCCCACCGGCCCCACCGGCCCGACCAAGAAGGTGCTCTGA
- a CDS encoding DUF6191 domain-containing protein produces MFGGLDELFAPGRRHTEEERRRQEITLDEVGDSDPGRGPIDLASGSVVIRVPPPDSADGAEHDES; encoded by the coding sequence ATGTTCGGTGGGCTCGACGAGCTTTTCGCGCCAGGGCGGCGGCACACGGAAGAGGAGCGCCGCCGCCAGGAGATCACGCTCGACGAGGTCGGCGACTCCGATCCGGGGCGCGGCCCCATAGACCTGGCCAGCGGCAGCGTCGTCATACGGGTGCCCCCGCCCGACAGCGCCGACGGCGCGGAGCACGACGAGAGCTGA
- a CDS encoding NAD(P)-dependent malic enzyme, producing MAAEIVNPRSDSSTEGYGDSVESFDPAFALHRGGKMAVQATVPIRDKDDLSLAYTPGVAKVCSAIAENPELVHDYTWKSQVVAVVTDGTAVLGLGDIGPEASLPVMEGKAILFKQFGGVDAVPIALATTDTDEIIETVVRLAPSFGGVNLEDISAPRCFEIERRLQEALDIPVFHDDQHGTAVVTLAALRNAAKLTGRTLGDLRAVISGAGAAGVAIAKFLLEAGLGDVAVADRKGIVSSDRTDLTDVKRELAELTNKAGLTGSLETALAGADVFIGVSGGTVPEPAVASMAPGAFVFAMANPNPEVHPDIAHKYASVVATGRSDYPNQINNVLAFPGIFAGALQVRASRITEGMKIAAANALADVVGDQLAADYVIPSPFDERVAPAVTAAVAAAARAEGVARR from the coding sequence ATGGCAGCGGAGATCGTCAATCCTCGCAGCGACAGCAGCACGGAGGGTTACGGAGATTCCGTCGAATCCTTCGACCCTGCCTTCGCGCTCCACCGGGGCGGCAAGATGGCCGTGCAGGCCACCGTGCCGATCCGGGACAAGGACGACCTGTCCCTCGCCTACACGCCCGGCGTCGCCAAGGTGTGCAGCGCGATCGCGGAGAACCCGGAGCTGGTCCACGACTACACCTGGAAGTCGCAGGTGGTCGCCGTCGTGACGGACGGCACAGCGGTGCTCGGACTCGGTGACATCGGTCCCGAGGCCTCCCTCCCGGTCATGGAGGGCAAGGCGATCCTCTTCAAGCAGTTCGGCGGCGTCGACGCGGTGCCGATCGCGCTCGCGACCACCGACACGGACGAGATCATCGAGACCGTCGTCCGCCTCGCCCCCTCCTTCGGCGGGGTGAACCTGGAGGACATCTCGGCGCCGCGCTGCTTCGAGATCGAGCGGCGCCTCCAGGAGGCCCTGGACATTCCGGTCTTCCACGACGACCAGCACGGCACGGCCGTCGTCACGCTGGCCGCCCTGCGCAACGCCGCGAAGCTCACCGGACGCACCCTCGGCGACCTGCGCGCCGTGATCTCCGGCGCCGGCGCGGCCGGTGTGGCCATCGCCAAGTTCCTGCTCGAAGCGGGCCTGGGCGATGTGGCGGTCGCCGACCGCAAGGGCATCGTCAGCAGCGACCGTACGGACCTCACGGACGTCAAGCGCGAGCTCGCCGAGCTCACCAACAAGGCGGGCCTGACCGGCTCCCTGGAGACCGCGCTCGCCGGCGCCGACGTGTTCATCGGCGTCTCCGGCGGTACGGTCCCCGAGCCCGCGGTCGCCTCCATGGCGCCGGGCGCCTTCGTGTTCGCGATGGCCAACCCGAACCCCGAGGTGCACCCCGACATCGCGCACAAGTACGCGTCGGTCGTGGCCACGGGCCGTTCGGACTACCCGAACCAGATCAACAACGTGCTCGCCTTCCCCGGCATCTTCGCGGGCGCCCTTCAGGTCCGGGCCTCCCGGATCACCGAGGGCATGAAGATCGCGGCGGCCAACGCGCTGGCCGACGTCGTGGGCGACCAGCTCGCCGCCGACTACGTCATCCCGTCGCCGTTCGACGAGCGGGTCGCCCCCGCCGTCACCGCCGCGGTCGCGGCCGCCGCCCGCGCCGAGGGCGTGGCGCGCCGGTAG
- a CDS encoding multifunctional oxoglutarate decarboxylase/oxoglutarate dehydrogenase thiamine pyrophosphate-binding subunit/dihydrolipoyllysine-residue succinyltransferase subunit, producing the protein MSSQSPSNSSVSTDQDGQGKNPAAGFGANEWLVDEIYQQYLQDPNSVDRAWWDFFADYKPGATGTADNPVQGAPTAAAPAPADPAPATPAAAPAPAKAAAPAAVPAPAQAKPAAAAAPAKPAATAPAAKAAPKSGASTGAAGAAQPPAATEAPAGPEYVTLRGPAAAVAKNMNASIEVPTATSVRAVPVKLLFDNRIVINNHLKRARGGKISFTHLIGYAMVQAIKAMPSMNHSFVEKEGKPTLVKPEHINFGLAIDLVKPNGDRQLVVAGIKKAETLDFFEFWQAYEDIVRRARNNKLTMDDFTGVTVSLTNPGGLGTVHSVPRLMPGQSVIMGVGSMDYPAEFQGTSQDTLNKLGISKVMTLTSTYDHRVIQGAASGEFLRIVANLLLGDNEFYDDIFEALRIPYEPVRWLKDIDASHDDDVTKAARVFELIHSYRVRGHVMADTDPLEYRQRKHPDLDITEHGLTLWDLEREFAVGGFAGKSLMKLRDVLGVLRDSYCRTTGIEFMHIQDPKQRKWIQDRVERSHSKPEREEQLRILRRLNAAEAFETFLQTKYVGQKRFSLEGGESVIPLLDAVIDSAAESRLDEVVIGMAHRGRLNVLANIVGKSYAQIFREFEGNLDPKSMHGSGDVKYHLGASGTFTGLDGEQIKVSLVANPSHLEAVDPVLEGVARAKQDVINKGGTDFTVLPVALHGDAAFAGQGVVAETLNMSQLRGYRTGGTVHIVINNQVGFTAAPESSRSSMYATDVARMIEAPIIHVNGDDPEAVVRVARLAFEFRQTFNKDVVIDLICYRRRGHNEGDNPQFTNPQMYNLIDKKRSVRKLYTESLIGRGDITLEEAEQALQDFQGQLEKVFAEVREATSAPGEIHSSDAQAQFPVAVSTAVSQEIVKRIAESQVNIPDRITVHPRLMPQMLRRAASVEDGTIDWGMGETLAIGSLLMEGVPVRLSGQDTRRGTFGQRHAVLVDQVTGEDYTPLMYLSDEQARYNVYDSLLSEYAAMGFEYGYSLARPESLVMWEAQFGDFVNGAQTVVDEFISSAEQKWGQTSGVTLLLPHGYEGQGPDHSSARPERFLQMCAQNNMTVAMPTLPSNYFHLLRWQVHNPHHKPLIVFTPKSMLRLKAAASKAEEFTNGGFRPVIGDEHVDASAVRKVVFCAGKVYYDLAAERDKRGANDTAIIRIERLYPLPGAELQAEIAKFPNAEKYLWAQEEPANQGAWPFIALNLIDHLDLAVGADVPHGERLRRISRPHGSSPAVGSKKRHEQEQEQLVNEVFEA; encoded by the coding sequence GTGTCGTCTCAGTCCCCCAGTAATTCGAGCGTCTCGACCGACCAAGACGGGCAGGGCAAGAACCCTGCGGCCGGCTTTGGTGCCAATGAGTGGCTTGTCGACGAGATCTATCAGCAGTACCTCCAGGACCCCAACTCGGTCGACCGAGCCTGGTGGGACTTCTTCGCCGACTACAAGCCGGGCGCCACCGGCACGGCGGACAACCCTGTCCAGGGTGCTCCCACCGCGGCCGCGCCCGCTCCGGCCGACCCGGCACCGGCGACCCCGGCCGCCGCTCCGGCGCCGGCCAAGGCCGCCGCACCGGCCGCCGTCCCGGCACCGGCTCAGGCGAAGCCCGCGGCCGCCGCCGCGCCCGCCAAGCCCGCCGCCACGGCACCGGCCGCCAAGGCCGCCCCCAAGTCCGGTGCAAGCACCGGAGCGGCCGGCGCCGCGCAGCCTCCTGCGGCCACCGAGGCCCCGGCAGGCCCCGAGTACGTGACGCTGCGCGGCCCCGCCGCCGCGGTCGCCAAGAACATGAACGCCTCCATCGAGGTCCCCACGGCCACGTCCGTGCGCGCGGTCCCGGTGAAGCTGCTGTTCGACAACCGCATCGTCATCAACAACCACCTCAAGCGCGCCCGCGGCGGGAAGATCTCCTTCACCCACCTCATCGGGTACGCGATGGTGCAGGCCATCAAGGCCATGCCGTCGATGAACCACTCCTTCGTCGAGAAGGAGGGCAAGCCGACCCTGGTCAAGCCGGAGCACATCAACTTCGGCCTCGCCATCGACCTGGTGAAGCCCAACGGCGACCGCCAGCTGGTCGTCGCCGGCATCAAGAAGGCCGAGACGCTCGACTTCTTCGAGTTCTGGCAGGCGTACGAGGACATCGTCCGCCGCGCCCGGAACAACAAGCTGACGATGGACGACTTCACCGGCGTCACCGTCTCGCTGACCAACCCCGGCGGCCTCGGCACCGTGCACTCCGTGCCGCGTCTGATGCCCGGACAGTCGGTCATCATGGGCGTCGGCTCGATGGACTACCCGGCCGAGTTCCAGGGCACCTCGCAGGACACCCTGAACAAGCTGGGCATCTCGAAGGTGATGACCCTCACCTCGACGTACGACCACCGGGTCATCCAGGGCGCGGCGTCCGGCGAGTTCCTGCGGATCGTCGCCAACCTGCTGCTCGGCGACAACGAGTTCTACGACGACATCTTCGAGGCGCTGCGCATCCCCTACGAGCCGGTCCGCTGGCTCAAGGACATCGACGCCTCGCACGACGACGACGTCACGAAGGCCGCCCGCGTCTTCGAGCTGATCCACTCCTACCGGGTCCGCGGCCACGTCATGGCCGACACCGACCCGCTGGAGTACCGCCAGCGCAAGCACCCCGACCTGGACATCACCGAGCACGGCCTCACCCTGTGGGACCTGGAGCGGGAGTTCGCGGTCGGCGGCTTCGCCGGCAAGTCCCTGATGAAGCTGCGCGACGTCCTCGGCGTCCTGCGCGACTCGTACTGCCGCACCACCGGCATCGAGTTCATGCACATCCAGGACCCCAAGCAGCGCAAGTGGATCCAGGACCGCGTCGAGCGCTCGCACTCCAAGCCTGAGCGCGAGGAGCAGCTGCGCATCCTGCGCCGCCTGAACGCGGCCGAGGCGTTCGAGACCTTCCTCCAGACCAAGTACGTCGGCCAGAAGCGCTTCTCGCTCGAAGGCGGCGAGTCGGTCATCCCGCTGCTCGACGCCGTCATCGACAGCGCCGCCGAGTCGCGCCTGGACGAGGTCGTCATCGGCATGGCCCACCGCGGCCGCCTGAACGTGCTCGCGAACATCGTCGGCAAGTCGTACGCGCAGATCTTCCGCGAGTTCGAGGGCAACCTCGACCCGAAGTCGATGCACGGCTCCGGCGACGTGAAGTACCACCTGGGCGCCTCCGGCACCTTCACCGGCCTGGACGGCGAGCAGATCAAGGTCTCGCTCGTCGCGAACCCCTCGCACCTGGAGGCGGTCGACCCGGTCCTGGAGGGCGTCGCCCGCGCCAAGCAGGACGTCATCAACAAGGGCGGCACGGACTTCACGGTCCTGCCGGTCGCCCTGCACGGTGACGCGGCCTTCGCGGGCCAGGGTGTCGTCGCCGAGACGCTGAACATGTCGCAGCTGCGCGGCTACCGCACCGGCGGCACGGTCCACATCGTCATCAACAACCAGGTCGGCTTCACCGCCGCCCCGGAGTCGTCGCGCTCCTCCATGTACGCCACCGACGTGGCCCGCATGATCGAGGCGCCGATCATCCACGTGAACGGCGACGACCCGGAGGCCGTGGTCCGTGTCGCGCGGCTCGCCTTCGAGTTCCGCCAGACGTTCAACAAGGACGTCGTGATCGACCTCATCTGCTACCGCCGCCGCGGTCACAACGAGGGCGACAACCCGCAGTTCACCAACCCGCAGATGTACAACCTGATCGACAAGAAGCGCTCGGTGCGCAAGCTCTACACCGAGTCGCTCATCGGTCGCGGCGACATCACCCTGGAAGAGGCCGAGCAGGCCCTGCAGGACTTCCAGGGCCAGCTGGAGAAGGTGTTCGCGGAGGTCCGCGAGGCCACCTCGGCGCCGGGCGAGATCCACTCCTCGGACGCGCAGGCGCAGTTCCCGGTCGCGGTCTCCACGGCGGTCTCCCAGGAGATCGTCAAGCGCATCGCCGAGTCGCAGGTGAACATCCCCGACCGGATCACCGTGCACCCGCGTTTGATGCCGCAGATGCTGCGCCGCGCCGCCTCCGTCGAGGACGGCACGATCGACTGGGGCATGGGCGAGACCCTGGCCATCGGTTCGCTGCTCATGGAGGGCGTGCCGGTCCGGCTCTCCGGCCAGGACACCCGCCGCGGCACCTTCGGCCAGCGCCACGCGGTCCTGGTCGACCAGGTCACGGGCGAGGACTACACCCCGCTCATGTACCTGTCCGACGAGCAGGCGCGCTACAACGTCTACGACTCGCTGCTCTCCGAGTACGCGGCGATGGGCTTCGAGTACGGCTACTCGCTGGCCCGTCCCGAGTCCCTGGTGATGTGGGAGGCGCAGTTCGGCGACTTCGTCAACGGCGCCCAGACGGTCGTGGACGAGTTCATCTCCTCGGCCGAGCAGAAGTGGGGCCAGACCTCCGGCGTCACGCTGCTCCTGCCGCACGGCTACGAGGGCCAGGGCCCGGACCACTCGTCCGCCCGCCCGGAGCGCTTCCTCCAGATGTGCGCGCAGAACAACATGACGGTCGCCATGCCGACGCTGCCGTCGAACTACTTCCACCTGCTGCGCTGGCAGGTCCACAACCCGCACCACAAGCCGCTCATCGTCTTCACCCCGAAGTCGATGCTGCGTCTGAAGGCGGCGGCGTCGAAGGCCGAGGAGTTCACCAACGGCGGCTTCCGCCCGGTGATCGGAGACGAGCACGTGGACGCGAGCGCGGTCCGCAAGGTCGTGTTCTGCGCGGGCAAGGTCTACTACGACCTGGCCGCCGAGCGCGACAAGCGCGGCGCGAACGACACGGCGATCATCCGCATCGAGCGCCTGTACCCGCTGCCGGGTGCCGAGCTCCAGGCGGAGATCGCCAAGTTCCCGAACGCCGAGAAGTACCTGTGGGCCCAGGAGGAGCCGGCGAACCAGGGTGCCTGGCCGTTCATCGCGCTCAACCTGATCGACCACCTGGACCTGGCCGTCGGCGCGGACGTGCCGCACGGCGAGCGCCTGCGCCGCATCTCGCGGCCGCACGGCTCGTCCCCGGCGGTCGGCTCGAAGAAGCGCCACGAGCAGGAGCAGGAGCAGCTGGTGAACGAGGTCTTCGAGGCGTAA
- a CDS encoding helix-turn-helix domain-containing protein encodes MTEATDLAARAGDRDPRVGLRAVAALRRLLEQLESVQVRSARNQGWSWQEIAAELGVSRQAVHKKHGRT; translated from the coding sequence ATGACCGAGGCCACCGATCTCGCCGCACGAGCCGGCGACCGCGACCCGAGGGTCGGACTGCGAGCCGTCGCCGCGCTGCGACGGCTCCTGGAACAGCTCGAATCCGTACAGGTACGAAGCGCCCGCAACCAGGGCTGGTCATGGCAGGAGATCGCCGCCGAGCTGGGGGTCAGCCGCCAGGCCGTCCACAAGAAGCACGGGAGGACCTGA
- a CDS encoding zinc-binding dehydrogenase produces the protein MFAAYAARIDRDQPLNGLELGERPAPEVRPGWSLVDVRAASLNHHDVWSLRGVGLSEDKLPMILGCDAAGIDRDGNEVVLHSVIGQSGHGVGPTEGRSILTEKYQGTFAEQVAVPTWNVLPKPKGMSFAEAACLPTAWLTAYRMLFTNAGVRPGDSVLVQGAGGGVATAAIVLGKAAGLRVFATSRDEAKRKRAVELGAVEAYESGARLPQRVDAVIETVGAATWSHSVKSLRPGGTLVISGATSGDRPAHAELTRIFFLELKVVGSTMGTKDELEDLLAFCSATGVRPVIDEVLPLDRAREGFEKVASGDLFGKVVLTVG, from the coding sequence ATGTTCGCCGCCTACGCCGCCCGCATCGACCGTGACCAGCCGCTCAACGGCCTTGAGTTGGGGGAGCGGCCGGCCCCCGAGGTACGCCCCGGCTGGAGCCTCGTCGACGTACGGGCCGCCTCCCTCAACCACCACGACGTCTGGTCGCTGCGCGGCGTCGGCCTCAGCGAGGACAAGCTGCCGATGATCCTGGGCTGCGACGCGGCCGGGATCGACCGGGACGGCAACGAAGTCGTCCTGCACTCGGTGATCGGCCAGAGCGGCCACGGGGTCGGCCCCACCGAGGGCCGCTCGATCCTCACCGAGAAGTACCAGGGCACCTTCGCCGAGCAGGTCGCCGTGCCCACCTGGAACGTGCTGCCCAAGCCGAAGGGCATGAGCTTCGCGGAGGCCGCGTGCCTGCCGACGGCGTGGCTCACCGCGTACCGGATGCTGTTCACCAATGCCGGTGTGCGGCCCGGCGATTCGGTCCTGGTGCAGGGCGCGGGCGGCGGCGTCGCCACCGCCGCGATCGTCCTGGGCAAGGCGGCCGGCCTGCGCGTCTTCGCCACGAGCCGCGACGAGGCCAAGCGCAAGCGGGCCGTGGAGCTGGGGGCGGTCGAGGCGTACGAGTCCGGTGCGCGGCTGCCGCAGCGGGTGGACGCGGTGATCGAGACGGTGGGCGCGGCGACCTGGTCGCACTCGGTCAAGTCCCTGCGCCCCGGTGGCACCCTGGTCATCTCGGGCGCCACCAGCGGCGACCGCCCCGCCCACGCCGAACTGACCCGGATCTTCTTCCTGGAGCTGAAGGTGGTGGGGTCGACGATGGGCACGAAGGACGAGCTGGAGGACCTGCTCGCGTTCTGCTCGGCGACGGGGGTGCGTCCCGTCATCGACGAGGTGCTGCCGCTGGACCGGGCGCGCGAGGGCTTCGAGAAGGTGGCGTCCGGCGATCTGTTCGGGAAGGTGGTCCTCACCGTGGGGTGA
- a CDS encoding Clp protease N-terminal domain-containing protein, whose product MLERFTVDARGVVAGAVEHASRAGSPVVTEEHLLLALLDREGTKAAFALASLGVTARRGEVVEALAAARRRGGMSKADEDALAGLGISVEEIVARVEQAHGPGALSGAERGRAWASGRPSFTKGAKKVLEKSLRMAVARKRRSIGDEHLLLALTAMPGLAGEVLAEFGGTYGGVERMLGP is encoded by the coding sequence ATGTTGGAGCGATTCACGGTGGACGCGCGGGGGGTGGTGGCGGGTGCGGTCGAGCACGCGTCCCGTGCGGGGTCCCCGGTGGTGACCGAGGAGCACCTGCTCCTCGCCCTCCTCGACCGCGAGGGCACCAAGGCGGCCTTCGCGCTCGCCTCCCTCGGCGTCACCGCCAGACGCGGCGAAGTCGTCGAGGCGCTGGCCGCGGCGCGGCGCCGGGGCGGCATGTCCAAGGCGGACGAGGACGCGCTGGCCGGGCTCGGCATCTCCGTCGAGGAGATCGTCGCGCGGGTGGAGCAGGCCCACGGGCCGGGTGCGCTCTCCGGTGCGGAGCGGGGCCGGGCGTGGGCCTCGGGGAGGCCGTCCTTCACGAAGGGGGCGAAGAAGGTCCTGGAGAAGTCGCTGAGGATGGCCGTGGCCCGCAAGCGGAGGTCCATCGGGGATGAGCATCTGCTGCTGGCGCTTACGGCGATGCCGGGGTTGGCGGGGGAGGTTCTTGCGGAGTTCGGCGGGACGTACGGGGGAGTTGAGAGGATGCTGGGCCCCTGA
- a CDS encoding DUF6104 family protein, producing MYFTDRGIEELEKRRGEEEVTFEWLAEQLRTFVDLNPDFEVPVERLATWLARLDDEDEDEDEE from the coding sequence GTGTACTTCACCGACCGCGGCATCGAGGAGCTGGAGAAGCGGCGCGGCGAGGAGGAGGTCACCTTCGAGTGGCTCGCCGAGCAGCTGCGCACCTTCGTCGACCTGAACCCGGACTTCGAGGTCCCCGTGGAGCGGCTCGCCACCTGGCTGGCCCGGCTCGACGACGAGGACGAGGACGAGGACGAGGAGTAG
- a CDS encoding PadR family transcriptional regulator: MPPVFAHGRLRLYLLKLLDEAPRHGYEVIRLLEERFQGLYAPSAGTVYPRLAKLEAEGLVTHTTEGGRKVYSITDAGRAELAGRGGELADLELEIRESVSELAAEIRDDVRGAAGSLRDDMRRAAREARTGQGPAGAAGAGRGTRKGFPEASDFFDGAWGDAEGWQQAKEEFKRARQEWKEQARRAKDESRRARDEAQQARRQAKEAQEKAREDMQRVARDVQRHVQEHFARGDWPTGVREGLAEITKELGRFGFGGTAPAESDVKVERVERVDLGKPEPGPAAEPEWAREVSSGDPGRDLDRLLDRFRDDIRDAARDHGVTEPQLAEARGHLARAAAHIATALRPQRPR; encoded by the coding sequence ATGCCCCCCGTCTTCGCCCACGGCCGCCTCCGCCTCTACCTCCTCAAGCTGCTCGACGAGGCACCGCGCCACGGCTACGAGGTGATCCGCCTGCTCGAAGAACGCTTCCAGGGGCTGTACGCGCCGAGCGCGGGCACCGTATACCCGCGGCTCGCCAAGCTGGAGGCCGAGGGACTTGTCACGCACACCACCGAGGGCGGCCGCAAGGTGTACTCGATCACCGACGCGGGCCGTGCCGAGTTGGCGGGCCGGGGCGGTGAACTCGCCGATCTGGAACTGGAGATCCGCGAGTCCGTCTCCGAACTCGCCGCCGAGATCCGCGACGACGTACGCGGTGCGGCGGGCAGCCTGCGCGACGACATGCGCCGCGCGGCCCGCGAAGCCCGTACGGGCCAGGGGCCGGCCGGAGCCGCAGGTGCCGGCCGGGGCACTCGGAAGGGGTTCCCCGAGGCCTCCGACTTCTTCGACGGCGCGTGGGGCGACGCGGAGGGGTGGCAGCAGGCGAAGGAGGAGTTCAAGCGCGCGAGGCAGGAGTGGAAGGAGCAGGCGCGCCGGGCGAAGGACGAGTCGAGGCGGGCCCGGGACGAGGCCCAGCAGGCGCGTCGCCAGGCCAAGGAGGCGCAGGAGAAGGCGCGCGAGGACATGCAGCGGGTGGCTCGTGACGTGCAGCGCCATGTCCAGGAGCACTTCGCGCGGGGCGACTGGCCCACGGGGGTACGTGAGGGGCTCGCCGAAATCACCAAGGAGCTCGGCCGGTTCGGGTTCGGAGGGACGGCTCCGGCCGAGTCGGATGTCAAGGTGGAGCGCGTGGAGCGCGTGGACCTCGGGAAGCCGGAGCCGGGGCCTGCGGCTGAGCCGGAGTGGGCGCGGGAGGTGTCGTCCGGTGACCCGGGGCGGGATCTGGACCGGTTGCTCGACCGGTTCCGGGACGACATCAGGGATGCGGCGCGGGACCACGGGGTGACGGAGCCCCAACTGGCCGAGGCCCGTGGCCACTTGGCCCGTGCGGCGGCCCACATCGCGACGGCCCTGCGCCCGCAGCGACCCCGGTGA
- a CDS encoding HAMP domain-containing sensor histidine kinase: MSRAGDRARQLRGSGERPGWDEPGRRGRWARARRGLRGRVAAGLRSVSISIKTKLGTLVVVSVFITTGLLMVALQTRTELRFITVFSVIATLLITQFVAHGLTAPLDEMNTVARAISHGDYTRRVRGADRRDELGDLAGTINRMADDLEAVDRHRKELVANVSHELRTPIAALRAVLENVVDGVSAADPETMRTALKQTERLGRLVETLLDLSRLDNGVVTLRAHRFEVWPYLSGVLKEANLAAAQRKLSSGSGNHQRTDVHLHLDVSPPELTAHADAERLHQVVANLIDNAVKHSPPHGRVTVRARRGAHPGSLDLEVLDEGPGIPQSEWHRVFERFNRGTAPSPHGPGSDGGTGLGLAIARWAVDLHGGRIGVAESARGCRIQVTLPGSPHPQN; this comes from the coding sequence GGCCAGGCGAGGACTGAGGGGCCGGGTCGCGGCGGGGCTGCGGTCGGTGTCGATATCGATCAAGACGAAGCTCGGCACCCTCGTCGTGGTCTCCGTGTTCATCACGACCGGGCTGCTCATGGTGGCCCTGCAGACCCGCACCGAGCTCCGCTTCATCACCGTGTTCTCGGTGATAGCGACCCTCCTGATCACCCAGTTCGTCGCGCACGGGCTCACCGCCCCGCTGGACGAGATGAACACCGTCGCCCGCGCCATCTCGCACGGCGACTACACGCGCCGGGTGCGCGGCGCCGACCGCCGCGACGAACTCGGCGACCTGGCGGGCACCATCAACCGCATGGCCGACGACCTGGAGGCCGTGGACCGCCACCGCAAGGAACTCGTGGCGAATGTCTCCCACGAGCTGCGCACGCCCATCGCGGCGTTGCGCGCGGTCCTGGAGAACGTGGTGGACGGCGTCTCCGCGGCGGATCCGGAGACGATGCGCACGGCCCTCAAGCAGACCGAGCGCCTGGGCCGCCTGGTCGAGACCCTCCTGGACCTCTCCCGCCTGGACAACGGAGTCGTCACGCTGCGCGCCCACCGCTTCGAGGTGTGGCCGTATCTGTCGGGCGTCCTCAAGGAGGCCAACCTGGCGGCCGCCCAGCGCAAGTTGTCCTCCGGCTCGGGCAACCACCAGCGCACCGACGTCCATCTGCACCTGGACGTGTCGCCGCCCGAGCTGACCGCGCACGCGGACGCGGAGCGGCTGCACCAGGTTGTGGCAAACCTCATCGACAACGCGGTCAAGCACTCCCCTCCGCACGGCCGCGTGACGGTGCGGGCCCGGCGCGGCGCGCATCCCGGTTCGCTGGACCTGGAGGTCCTCGACGAGGGGCCCGGGATACCGCAGTCGGAGTGGCACCGGGTGTTCGAGCGCTTCAACCGCGGCACCGCGCCCTCGCCGCACGGGCCGGGCAGCGACGGCGGGACGGGGCTCGGCCTGGCCATCGCGCGCTGGGCGGTGGATCTGCACGGTGGCCGGATCGGCGTGGCCGAATCCGCACGTGGCTGCCGGATCCAGGTCACTCTGCCGGGGAGTCCCCATCCGCAAAATTGA